In the genome of Leptospira terpstrae serovar Hualin str. LT 11-33 = ATCC 700639, one region contains:
- a CDS encoding tetratricopeptide repeat protein, which yields MSRFQKNTLLTFSLLAFVAYAPLYYSIRNAIQKESLPVTYESADTVSFFSLGDFEIEGKISDPKTLELLTNLVDFEFKKLTGAVYLGRQSSLSIPKKNRSQFIFYGSFEWEEKGISFTPKLNSIEQKASFSGKSIFVPYEERGKLVSLMYQSLSHLLDETIRLHRLLKRSPEWKIPTQEEFLSESEFVRLSEYNPTLPQEERVSFLKSLEFPSEYLQFLKLNQSLEKRTEESFKDVWKTVGGNSNLSSYTRFFIAKSIAEFYFSKKEMSQVIEFASAARKEKEVSKSVFHSDYADTISLLGKAFVLEGKKEEAVYYLTSAKKLYETLGLLKDPSSIENSYFYGLLLYDLSQTELASYELSSIHGKLSSPMEQIYLDYNLAKIYYDLGRYDAAVSILQNQRKRIIEEGFPNHEIALYSYNLYGASLYKSGKWSVAKSIWEALVNAKAIYGIEEKPYHRYALFNLAVLTKLKNNPEQTEIFYKQYIRLSPYGQIVDLPSNDTFEIGKPIYPYTWEPQSQNTFVELEERTIRSYTGRYLFNGQEEEIRARTYENRLEDTNLFLDDLLNSKAFLSKPMSILRKTLFGDLKRFEKGNQIVFFDIGPALNHPEYPGVTSLAVAKHFSGMEVVLWELPGEVDLFLKKVKPELKDRLYSSPNIRILSADGVGEFQTLYTDPNNWILRNRPIPNLKGKTIIIRAANSIDIYEPYTKILPHFQNIGKELKSNPVLYFFNRSILLKPAGSEKFILIGNQSIRGFHHNFQSLDRNGEPPYSILPFTVSEEIYP from the coding sequence TTGTCCCGCTTTCAAAAAAATACCCTCCTAACCTTTTCCCTTCTGGCATTTGTCGCCTATGCTCCGTTATACTATTCGATTCGTAATGCGATCCAAAAAGAATCCCTACCGGTTACCTATGAATCTGCGGATACTGTTTCCTTTTTTAGTTTAGGGGACTTTGAAATCGAAGGAAAAATATCCGATCCGAAAACTCTCGAATTGCTTACAAACCTTGTTGATTTTGAATTTAAAAAATTAACGGGTGCTGTGTATTTAGGAAGGCAAAGTTCTCTCTCCATACCTAAAAAAAATCGTTCTCAATTTATATTTTATGGAAGTTTCGAGTGGGAAGAGAAAGGAATCTCCTTCACTCCTAAGCTCAATTCGATAGAACAAAAAGCTAGTTTTTCAGGTAAGTCCATCTTTGTACCTTACGAAGAACGGGGAAAATTAGTTTCCCTCATGTACCAATCCCTCTCTCATCTTCTGGATGAAACCATTCGGTTACATCGTTTGTTAAAAAGATCTCCTGAATGGAAAATCCCCACCCAAGAAGAATTTTTATCGGAATCAGAATTTGTTCGTTTGAGTGAATACAATCCTACTTTACCACAAGAAGAAAGAGTTTCCTTTTTAAAGTCGCTTGAATTCCCTTCGGAGTATTTACAGTTTCTTAAACTCAATCAAAGTTTAGAAAAACGCACGGAGGAATCATTCAAAGATGTATGGAAGACAGTAGGTGGGAATTCGAATCTTTCTTCTTACACAAGGTTTTTCATTGCGAAATCCATTGCTGAGTTTTATTTTTCCAAAAAAGAAATGAGTCAGGTGATTGAGTTTGCGAGTGCCGCAAGAAAAGAAAAAGAAGTTTCAAAATCCGTATTCCATAGTGATTATGCTGATACCATTTCTTTACTGGGCAAGGCTTTCGTTCTAGAAGGTAAAAAAGAAGAGGCGGTGTATTATTTAACCTCGGCAAAAAAACTTTATGAAACTTTGGGACTTTTGAAAGATCCATCTTCGATTGAGAATTCTTATTTTTACGGTCTTCTTCTTTACGACTTATCGCAAACGGAACTGGCATCCTATGAATTGTCTTCGATTCATGGAAAACTCTCAAGTCCTATGGAACAAATTTATTTGGACTACAACTTAGCCAAAATTTACTATGATTTAGGTCGTTATGATGCGGCCGTATCTATTTTACAAAACCAAAGAAAACGAATCATAGAAGAAGGTTTTCCCAATCACGAAATCGCTTTGTATTCATATAATTTATATGGCGCCTCATTGTACAAATCTGGGAAATGGAGTGTTGCCAAATCGATTTGGGAAGCTCTCGTCAATGCCAAAGCCATTTATGGAATTGAAGAAAAACCATACCACCGTTATGCTTTATTCAATTTGGCTGTTCTTACTAAGTTAAAAAATAATCCAGAACAGACGGAAATTTTTTACAAACAATACATAAGGCTTTCTCCCTATGGACAAATTGTTGACCTACCTTCAAACGATACGTTTGAAATAGGAAAACCTATCTATCCTTATACTTGGGAACCTCAAAGCCAAAATACCTTTGTAGAATTAGAAGAAAGAACCATTCGTTCTTACACAGGTCGTTATTTGTTTAATGGCCAAGAGGAAGAGATTCGAGCAAGAACTTATGAAAACAGACTCGAAGATACCAATCTCTTTTTGGATGACTTACTCAACTCGAAAGCCTTTTTATCCAAACCAATGTCCATCCTTCGTAAAACTTTGTTTGGTGATTTGAAACGATTTGAAAAAGGAAACCAAATTGTATTTTTTGATATTGGGCCTGCACTCAACCATCCGGAATATCCTGGTGTTACTTCTCTTGCTGTTGCCAAACATTTTTCGGGAATGGAAGTCGTATTATGGGAGTTACCTGGGGAAGTGGATTTATTTTTAAAAAAAGTAAAACCTGAATTAAAAGACAGATTGTATTCATCTCCTAATATCAGAATTCTTTCTGCCGATGGAGTGGGGGAGTTCCAAACTTTATACACAGATCCAAACAATTGGATCCTTCGCAATCGCCCCATTCCCAACTTAAAAGGAAAAACCATTATCATTCGAGCTGCCAACTCCATTGATATTTATGAACCTTATACTAAAATCCTTCCGCATTTCCAAAACATAGGAAAGGAATTAAAATCAAATCCCGTCCTGTATTTTTTCAACCGTAGTATTTTATTAAAACCAGCTGGTTCTGAAAAGTTCATTCTGATTGGGAACCAATCCATCCGAGGGTTTCACCATAACTTTCAAAGTTTAGACCGAAATGGAGAACCTCCTTACTCCATTCTTCCTTTTACCGTCAGTGAGGAAATTTATCCATGA
- the flgE gene encoding flagellar hook protein FlgE has protein sequence MMRSLYSGVSGLKNHQVRMDVIGNNISNVNTHGFKTERVTFQDMISQELQGASEPNERIGGTNPKQVGLGSLIAAIDKIMTQGALQTTGKNTDVAVSGEGFFVVKDGDKQFYTRAGAFNIDKNGFYVNPANGLKVQGWNSRLDDGGNKYINSAGSLEDIVIPLYSKEPARATQNVDFQSNLNASVAAVPSDATEEDIQRYINDPDPRQRRGHVTSINVYDELGNTRQMGVEFYKMRENVWKMRFKLEDSSQVSVDVSGTGGENTKVSGNQELEVSFTPDGKIISVSDGVDSQTTGKLKADISFRIPGNPTAQKFSLNLGEAGLVGGITQFSSDFTTKAVKQDGYPMGYMESFSIDNTGTVTGVFSNGVRQPLARIALANFTNPAGLNKEGDTMYSYSLNSGDANIGEAGSQGRGKINAGLLEMSNVDLSDQFTDMIVTQRGFQANSRTIVTSDQMIQEVLGLKR, from the coding sequence ATGATGAGATCACTTTACTCCGGAGTTTCCGGATTGAAAAACCACCAAGTAAGAATGGATGTTATTGGTAACAACATCTCCAACGTAAACACACACGGTTTCAAAACCGAACGAGTTACCTTCCAAGACATGATTTCACAAGAGTTACAAGGTGCGTCAGAACCAAATGAAAGGATCGGGGGAACAAACCCGAAACAAGTGGGTCTTGGTTCTCTCATCGCGGCTATCGATAAAATTATGACACAAGGTGCTTTGCAAACCACAGGAAAGAATACAGATGTTGCAGTTTCTGGTGAAGGATTCTTTGTTGTGAAAGACGGAGATAAACAATTTTATACTCGCGCTGGTGCTTTCAACATAGACAAAAACGGTTTTTATGTAAACCCTGCGAATGGTCTGAAAGTGCAAGGATGGAATTCTCGTTTGGATGATGGTGGTAACAAATACATCAACTCCGCAGGATCTTTAGAAGACATCGTCATTCCTCTTTATTCTAAAGAACCAGCTCGTGCGACTCAGAACGTAGATTTTCAATCCAACCTCAATGCAAGTGTTGCTGCTGTTCCATCGGACGCAACAGAAGAAGATATCCAACGTTATATCAATGATCCAGATCCTCGCCAAAGAAGAGGCCATGTAACCTCTATTAATGTTTATGATGAACTTGGAAACACTCGCCAAATGGGAGTAGAGTTTTACAAAATGAGAGAAAACGTATGGAAGATGCGTTTCAAATTGGAAGACTCAAGCCAAGTTTCTGTGGATGTAAGTGGAACCGGTGGGGAAAACACAAAAGTTTCTGGAAACCAAGAGTTAGAAGTTTCCTTCACTCCTGATGGAAAGATTATCTCCGTATCAGATGGGGTGGATTCTCAAACTACAGGAAAACTCAAAGCTGATATTTCCTTTCGCATTCCTGGAAATCCTACAGCACAAAAATTCAGTTTGAATTTAGGGGAAGCTGGACTTGTGGGTGGAATCACTCAATTTTCTTCTGATTTCACGACCAAAGCAGTAAAACAAGACGGATACCCGATGGGATACATGGAGTCTTTCTCCATTGACAACACAGGGACTGTGACTGGTGTATTTTCAAATGGGGTACGCCAACCATTAGCAAGAATTGCTCTTGCTAACTTTACAAACCCTGCGGGTCTCAATAAAGAAGGGGACACGATGTATAGTTACTCTTTGAACTCAGGGGACGCAAACATTGGTGAGGCAGGAAGCCAAGGCCGTGGAAAGATCAATGCGGGCCTTCTTGAGATGTCAAACGTAGACTTATCCGACCAGTTTACAGATATGATTGTGACTCAAAGAGGATTTCAAGCCAACTCACGGACCATTGTGACTTCAGACCAAATGATCCAGGAAGTTCTAGGTCTCAAACGATAA
- a CDS encoding flagellar hook-length control protein FliK produces the protein MNVKVENQNLIQFPQVDWKSARRSGEENHAQAVRESFGEILEREFQVHSEKPKSPSEYKSPGQENENTASQTEISKLDEATKQPLNSTSEIKNEETIEKDRIVQGEDGESSEEEDLDRDALEYSLGIVTSTVDWDRSMVSANQLNEMAMKEKTVLLSLQKSAEKSQAYSPKEGNAFIDEAKKLAESFFLSEQSKRTIEPGAAKSQTPLVKDSNLIPFPKSDKKTLEDKKTNGKPVSLGTKMEVIHSGSQVSDLVFAKGKEVKVEGYDLSSEHSVRKTDGKLKSSKQTKSGSENTDNHSELDKSNQTQNADKMIRSLGVKDKEFQKQDSKIPTSQEKQKSTEAMLVQNIQMGTPSKSGEEGGRSADERSSKQGFQFSTLENKMTSKTEEIRTSEKTTKPKETNLKQNIDELIKQARFDIVQNGKSSAEIVMNPKEYGRLTLKVTVDGDKVEGRILVESEELQKSLQNEIQTIKENLKESGLDLQALIIDLWDDGSGLSDRNEQNELYQTMVDAARFRHSENKIGLEEGADLLGSPSFEESKALEFFA, from the coding sequence ATGAACGTAAAAGTTGAAAACCAAAACTTAATTCAATTCCCACAAGTGGATTGGAAGTCCGCAAGACGGAGTGGGGAAGAAAACCATGCACAAGCGGTGCGCGAAAGTTTTGGAGAAATTTTGGAACGTGAATTCCAAGTGCATTCGGAAAAACCAAAAAGTCCCTCGGAATACAAATCTCCAGGTCAAGAAAATGAAAATACAGCTTCTCAAACAGAAATTTCTAAATTAGATGAAGCCACAAAACAACCGTTAAATAGTACTTCTGAAATCAAAAACGAAGAAACCATTGAAAAAGATAGAATTGTGCAAGGCGAAGATGGTGAGTCTTCTGAAGAAGAAGATTTAGACCGTGACGCTTTGGAGTATAGTCTTGGGATTGTCACCTCGACTGTAGATTGGGATAGGTCCATGGTATCGGCCAACCAATTGAATGAAATGGCAATGAAAGAAAAAACCGTTTTACTTTCCTTACAAAAGTCTGCAGAAAAATCACAAGCCTATTCCCCAAAAGAAGGAAATGCCTTTATTGATGAGGCTAAAAAACTTGCTGAAAGTTTTTTCCTTTCAGAACAATCCAAAAGAACAATCGAGCCCGGTGCGGCAAAGTCGCAAACTCCTTTGGTCAAAGATTCAAATTTAATTCCCTTTCCTAAAAGTGATAAAAAAACCTTAGAAGATAAAAAAACAAATGGGAAACCAGTTTCTTTGGGAACAAAGATGGAAGTGATCCATTCAGGTTCCCAAGTTTCTGATTTGGTTTTTGCGAAAGGAAAAGAAGTGAAAGTAGAAGGATACGACCTTTCTAGCGAACACTCTGTTCGTAAAACCGATGGAAAACTAAAGTCTTCTAAACAAACAAAGAGTGGATCAGAAAATACCGATAACCATTCGGAACTGGATAAATCCAACCAAACACAAAATGCTGATAAGATGATTCGTTCTCTCGGGGTAAAGGACAAAGAATTCCAAAAACAAGATTCTAAGATTCCTACATCCCAAGAAAAACAAAAATCCACGGAAGCCATGTTAGTTCAAAACATTCAAATGGGAACTCCTTCTAAATCAGGGGAAGAGGGTGGCCGCTCTGCTGACGAACGGAGTTCCAAACAAGGGTTCCAATTTTCTACTCTTGAAAATAAGATGACATCCAAAACAGAAGAGATTCGTACTTCTGAAAAAACAACGAAACCGAAAGAAACCAATCTCAAACAAAACATAGACGAACTCATCAAACAAGCTAGGTTCGATATTGTACAAAATGGAAAGTCTAGTGCTGAGATCGTAATGAATCCTAAGGAATATGGAAGACTTACATTGAAAGTCACAGTCGATGGGGATAAGGTAGAAGGACGTATCCTTGTTGAATCAGAAGAGTTACAAAAATCTCTTCAAAACGAAATCCAAACCATTAAAGAAAACTTAAAAGAATCTGGTCTCGACTTACAAGCGCTCATCATTGATTTATGGGATGATGGAAGTGGACTTTCCGATCGTAACGAACAGAATGAACTCTACCAAACGATGGTGGATGCAGCACGGTTTCGTCATTCCGAAAACAAAATTGGGTTAGAAGAAGGGGCAGACCTTCTTGGTTCTCCTTCATTCGAAGAATCCAAGGCTTTGGAATTTTTCGCTTAA
- a CDS encoding sulfate ABC transporter substrate-binding protein, with amino-acid sequence MKKITRISTLKPTISAILCIFLSIGALSSLAAESTFLHVSFDPTRELYEEINKSFLKVWKEKKGSEFAIQQSHGGSGKQARAVIDGLDADVVSLALSYDIDSISAKSGLIDANWQKKLPNNSVPYYSTIVFLVRKSNPKKIKDWDDIVKPGVSIITPNPKTSGGARWNYLAAYGFAKRKYKSDEKATDFVKALFKNTSVLDTGARGSTTTFVQRGIGDVLITWENEAKLSLDEEKRSGKNTLEVVYPSESIKAETPVAVVTKTATEKGNLEKATTYLEFLYTKEGQSIIAKHFFRPTDAATAKASSKEFPNIKLFSLSDLGETWDSAQKKHFADAGVFDAIYKTQ; translated from the coding sequence ATGAAAAAAATTACCCGTATTTCGACTTTAAAACCAACAATTTCTGCAATATTGTGCATTTTTCTTAGCATTGGGGCTCTCTCTTCCCTGGCTGCGGAATCTACTTTCCTCCATGTGTCCTTTGACCCAACACGGGAATTGTATGAAGAAATCAATAAATCCTTCTTAAAAGTATGGAAGGAAAAGAAAGGAAGCGAATTTGCCATCCAACAGTCCCATGGTGGATCCGGAAAACAAGCACGTGCAGTGATTGATGGTTTGGATGCCGACGTTGTAAGTCTTGCACTTTCCTACGATATCGATAGCATCTCCGCCAAATCAGGGTTAATCGATGCCAATTGGCAAAAAAAACTTCCAAACAATAGTGTTCCTTACTACTCAACTATTGTATTTTTGGTTCGTAAATCCAATCCTAAAAAAATCAAAGATTGGGATGACATTGTAAAACCAGGCGTTTCCATCATCACTCCAAATCCAAAAACAAGTGGAGGCGCAAGATGGAATTATCTTGCAGCATACGGATTTGCAAAACGTAAATACAAGTCTGATGAAAAAGCAACTGACTTTGTGAAAGCCCTATTCAAAAATACTTCTGTTTTAGACACGGGAGCCCGCGGATCCACAACTACTTTTGTCCAAAGAGGAATTGGTGATGTTCTCATCACATGGGAAAATGAAGCAAAACTTTCTTTAGATGAAGAAAAAAGATCAGGAAAAAATACTTTAGAAGTAGTTTATCCTTCAGAATCGATCAAAGCCGAAACACCGGTGGCTGTAGTGACTAAAACTGCTACAGAAAAAGGCAATTTGGAAAAAGCGACTACTTACCTCGAGTTCCTCTATACAAAAGAAGGACAATCCATCATCGCTAAACATTTTTTTAGACCCACTGACGCTGCGACTGCAAAGGCTTCTTCCAAAGAATTTCCAAACATTAAATTATTTTCCCTATCCGATTTAGGGGAAACTTGGGATTCTGCACAGAAAAAACATTTTGCAGATGCAGGTGTCTTTGATGCCATCTACAAAACCCAATAA
- the cysT gene encoding sulfate ABC transporter permease subunit CysT translates to MLIETRPYKKIHFGISLGLTVFYSSAVVIIPLLGLFFHSLGIGVSGILEVFSDNRIRSALFLSFSVGFISAIINLFIGFLFAWVLVRYDFPFKKLLDTLIDLPFTLPTAVAGIALTTIYSQKGIIGSYFEAWGIKIAYTPIGIVIALVFIGFPFVVRTVQPVIEELPKELEESARCLGATPFQTFYKVLLPELWPSILAGTGMAFARSIGEYGSVVFISGNIPGKTEILPLLIVTKLEQYEYEKATSIALVMLLTSFLFMFLINLLQDRASKKLS, encoded by the coding sequence ATGCTTATAGAAACGCGGCCATATAAAAAAATACATTTTGGAATCAGTTTAGGACTGACAGTTTTTTACTCGTCCGCGGTTGTCATCATCCCCCTTCTAGGACTCTTCTTCCATTCTCTCGGGATTGGAGTTTCGGGAATCCTAGAAGTTTTTTCAGACAATAGAATTCGCTCGGCACTTTTTTTAAGTTTCAGCGTGGGATTCATTTCCGCCATCATCAACCTCTTCATTGGATTTTTATTTGCTTGGGTTCTTGTTCGTTATGACTTTCCTTTTAAAAAACTCCTCGATACCTTAATTGATTTGCCTTTCACTCTACCGACGGCAGTTGCCGGAATTGCCCTTACCACCATATATTCCCAAAAAGGAATCATTGGATCCTATTTTGAAGCTTGGGGAATTAAAATTGCTTATACTCCGATCGGGATTGTCATTGCTTTAGTATTTATTGGATTTCCTTTTGTAGTTCGCACTGTGCAACCTGTCATCGAAGAATTACCAAAAGAATTAGAAGAAAGTGCACGTTGTCTTGGAGCCACTCCGTTTCAAACATTTTACAAAGTATTACTTCCAGAACTTTGGCCTTCTATCTTAGCTGGTACGGGAATGGCATTTGCCAGAAGTATTGGTGAATACGGATCTGTTGTTTTTATTTCCGGAAACATTCCAGGGAAAACAGAAATCCTTCCTCTACTGATCGTCACCAAACTAGAACAATACGAATATGAAAAAGCAACTTCAATTGCTCTTGTGATGTTACTCACTTCTTTTCTTTTTATGTTTTTGATTAATTTACTCCAAGACCGGGCATCTAAAAAATTATCATGA
- the cysW gene encoding sulfate ABC transporter permease subunit CysW translates to MKIKILPIFLVFLAYILAGIILILPIYTVFSEAFSEGIPKYIESITGEYALYAIGLTIKVSVVSVILNTIFGVTAAFTITRFQFPGKNILVTIIDSPFAVSPVVSGLIFLLLFGRQGYFGNFLSAHSIKIVFNTPGLILATVFITFPFVARELIPLMQSQGREEEEAGLLLGASFFQLLKRVILPNIKWGLLYGIILCNARAMGEFGAVSVLSGHIRGKTTTLPLHIEMLYNEFDSVGAFSCATLLVFLSLLTLIFKLILEKRTASQKNAD, encoded by the coding sequence ATGAAAATCAAAATTTTACCCATTTTCCTGGTGTTTTTAGCTTATATTCTGGCTGGGATCATTCTTATTTTACCAATCTATACCGTTTTTTCAGAAGCCTTTTCGGAAGGAATTCCAAAATACATTGAATCCATTACAGGGGAATACGCACTCTATGCCATAGGGCTAACTATAAAAGTATCCGTTGTCTCTGTAATTTTAAATACGATCTTTGGTGTGACAGCAGCATTCACTATCACTAGGTTTCAATTTCCAGGTAAAAATATTTTAGTTACTATTATTGATTCTCCTTTTGCAGTTTCTCCTGTTGTTTCAGGTCTCATCTTTTTATTGTTATTTGGTAGGCAAGGTTACTTTGGCAATTTTCTTTCCGCACATTCAATCAAAATAGTTTTTAATACTCCAGGCCTAATCCTTGCGACAGTTTTTATTACCTTTCCTTTTGTTGCAAGAGAGCTCATTCCGCTTATGCAAAGCCAAGGAAGAGAAGAAGAGGAAGCTGGTTTATTACTAGGTGCTAGTTTTTTCCAACTACTCAAACGGGTCATCCTACCAAACATCAAATGGGGTCTGTTATACGGAATTATCCTTTGTAATGCTAGGGCCATGGGAGAATTTGGTGCTGTTTCTGTCCTTAGTGGACATATCCGAGGAAAAACGACCACCCTCCCTTTGCACATAGAAATGTTATATAATGAGTTTGATTCGGTAGGAGCTTTTTCCTGTGCCACCTTACTTGTGTTTCTCTCACTACTCACACTCATCTTTAAATTGATTTTGGAAAAACGAACCGCGAGTCAAAAAAATGCCGATTGA
- a CDS encoding sulfate/molybdate ABC transporter ATP-binding protein, producing the protein MPIEISHVNKTFGSFTALKDVNLSIPDGELVALLGPSGSGKTTLLRIIAGLEEPSSGKVEFVGENLSKSKIQNGEVGFVFQHYALFRHMTIAENIGFGLEVRPKALRPPKEEIKEKISKLLTLIQLEKFHNRYPHELSGGQRQRVALARALAIEPKFLLLDEPFGALDAKVRKELRNWLRRLHDEIHITSVFVTHDQEEALEVSDRIVILNQGQLEQVGSPDEVYNKPKSPFVFHFLGDVNLFHGRIEEGKTKIGDFALESSEHQDIKESVAVAYVRPYDVEIVREADQGIAAEIQYIHSTGRNVRVELKRVDTGTLIESVLEQETYRILNLLPGETVYLRIKKAKVYVEDFSI; encoded by the coding sequence ATGCCGATTGAAATCAGTCATGTAAATAAAACCTTTGGGTCATTCACCGCACTAAAAGATGTAAACCTATCGATCCCTGATGGAGAACTGGTAGCACTCCTCGGTCCTTCGGGATCTGGGAAAACTACTTTACTGCGAATCATAGCAGGCCTTGAAGAACCTTCTTCCGGGAAAGTAGAATTTGTAGGCGAAAATTTATCTAAATCCAAAATTCAAAATGGGGAAGTGGGTTTTGTTTTCCAACACTATGCCCTCTTTCGCCACATGACCATTGCGGAGAACATAGGCTTTGGATTGGAAGTAAGACCCAAGGCATTACGACCCCCCAAAGAAGAAATCAAAGAAAAAATTTCTAAATTACTCACACTCATCCAACTAGAAAAATTCCACAACCGTTACCCACATGAATTGTCCGGGGGACAACGCCAACGTGTGGCATTGGCACGGGCCCTTGCCATCGAACCAAAGTTTTTGTTATTGGATGAGCCCTTCGGTGCTCTCGATGCCAAAGTCAGAAAAGAACTCCGCAACTGGTTACGCCGCCTTCATGATGAAATCCATATCACCAGTGTCTTTGTCACCCATGACCAAGAAGAAGCATTGGAAGTCAGTGACCGCATTGTCATCTTAAACCAAGGCCAATTGGAACAAGTAGGAAGTCCGGACGAAGTGTACAACAAACCTAAGTCCCCTTTTGTGTTCCATTTTCTAGGAGATGTGAATCTCTTCCATGGCCGAATCGAAGAAGGAAAAACTAAAATTGGTGACTTTGCTCTCGAGAGTTCTGAACACCAGGATATAAAAGAATCTGTAGCTGTGGCGTACGTTCGCCCGTATGATGTAGAAATTGTAAGAGAAGCCGACCAAGGCATTGCGGCAGAAATCCAATACATCCATTCCACGGGTCGAAATGTGCGAGTGGAGCTCAAACGAGTGGACACAGGCACCCTGATTGAATCGGTTTTAGAGCAGGAAACCTACCGAATCCTGAACCTTTTGCCGGGAGAGACCGTCTATTTGAGGATTAAAAAAGCAAAAGTTTACGTAGAAGACTTCTCTATCTAG
- a CDS encoding phosphoadenylyl-sulfate reductase gives MGNLEVLTETYTSLSLEQGLRQLSLDYPKKVVFTTSFGLEDQAITHAILSNKIDIRIATLDTGRLFQETYDVWQKTNIRYGVNIEAFYPNEKEIKVFVEQNGPNAFYDSQDLRKECCRIRKLVPLDLILKDTEVWVTGLRKDQSGFRTEMSIFETDNQRNLIKYQPLLLWSFEDTWKYIREHNVPYNLLHDKGFPSIGCAPCTRAIEPGEDFRAGRWWWEQESKKECGLHWVDGKLTPKKG, from the coding sequence ATGGGAAATTTGGAAGTTTTGACAGAAACCTATACCTCCCTCTCGCTCGAACAGGGTTTACGACAATTGAGTTTGGACTATCCAAAAAAAGTTGTTTTTACAACAAGCTTTGGATTGGAAGACCAAGCCATCACTCATGCGATCCTTTCTAACAAAATCGACATTCGTATTGCCACATTGGATACAGGACGACTCTTCCAAGAGACTTATGATGTTTGGCAAAAAACAAACATCCGTTATGGGGTAAATATTGAAGCCTTTTATCCGAACGAAAAAGAAATTAAAGTTTTTGTAGAACAAAATGGTCCCAATGCTTTTTACGATTCTCAAGACTTACGTAAAGAATGTTGTCGGATACGTAAACTGGTTCCCCTAGATCTCATTTTAAAAGATACAGAAGTTTGGGTGACAGGGCTCCGAAAAGACCAATCGGGATTTAGAACCGAGATGTCCATTTTCGAAACGGACAACCAAAGAAATTTAATCAAATACCAACCACTCCTCTTATGGTCCTTTGAAGATACTTGGAAGTACATTCGTGAACACAATGTACCTTACAATCTACTACACGACAAAGGATTCCCTAGTATTGGCTGTGCCCCTTGCACAAGAGCCATCGAACCAGGAGAAGACTTTCGTGCAGGCCGTTGGTGGTGGGAACAAGAATCAAAGAAAGAGTGCGGTTTGCATTGGGTAGATGGCAAACTCACACCAAAAAAAGGATAA